Within the Salinimonas marina genome, the region GCCCAGCTGAATGTGGAATACACCGAGCTGCATGCGCCGTTCGATGCGCTGATCACCAACCGGCTGGTAGAAAAATTCTCGTATGTACAGCCGAACCAGCCGGTACTGCGGGTGCAAAATATTAACTATCTGCGGGTGCATGTGAATATCCCGGAACAGCTGATGCGTCTGGCGGTGGAAGAAGCACCCCATTATCAGGTGTTTCTGGAAAACAAGCAGGGTGAAAAAATTCTCAATAAAGCCGGTGAGCCGGTTGAGCTGAGCTATCTGGAGCATAAAACCGAGGTGAACAGCGCCACCCAAACCTATCAGGTCACGTTTAAATTGCCGCGCCTGGACGGTGTTGAGCTGCTACCTGGCATGGTGCTTACCGCCCGTATCGAAATTGACCGAAGCAACGCCAGCCATTCAGGCTGGTGGGTGCCCATGAGCGCCATCGATACCTCGGGCTCCAATGAGTTCGCCGTGTGGGTGTATAACACCGCCTCTGACACAGTGACCTACCAGCCGGTGGAGTTGGGTATCATTCGCGATGAAAACGCACAGATTATCAGTGGCGTGGAGGCCGGACAGGTGATTGTGGCCGCAGGAATTCGTGAACTGCAAAATGATATGAAGGTGCGTCCATTCGATAGTGAGCAGCCAGTGTTATGAGAATTGCCACCTACTCAATAAAAAATCAGCTCACTATCTGGCTATTGATGGTGATCTTTCTGGTGGGCGGCATTAACGCCATTATTCAGATTGGCAAGCTTGAAGACCCGGCCTTCGCGATTAAAACCGCCATTGTGACTACCTATTACCCGGGCGCTACGGCCAAAGAGGTGGAGCTGGAAGTTACCGAACCCATCGAGTCATCAGTGCAACAGTTATCGCAACTGGGGGATATTACCTCGCGCTCCCTCCCGGGACAGTCACAGGTGACTGTAGAACTGCGGGACGATTTTAGCGGCGATAACCTGCCTCAGGCCTGGGATGAACTGCGCCGTAAAGTTGATGCTGCCCAGCGTTCATTACCTCGGGGCGCCGGCGCCCCCATTGTTAACGATGACTTTGGCGATGTTTACGGAATGTATTATGCGGTGACCGCTGAGGGATTTTCAAACCGGCAAAAACGCGAGCTGGCCTCACAACTTCGTCGCGAGGTACTGACCGTGCCGGGCGTGACCCGGGCGCAACTGGCCGGGGTCCCCGAAGAAACCATTTATGTCGAGGTGAGTCAGCAAAAACTGGCGAGCCTGGGGATATCCATGCAACAGATCGCCAGTGTGTTTCAAACTGAAAGCGCCATTGCCGATGCGGGTAGTGTACGGGTAGAAGATCGGCGGATTCGGTTGGTGGTGCCAGCCGGTGACGACTCCGCTGCGACGATACGCAACCTGAGCTTTGGGGTGCCCGGTACCACGGAGCAGCTCAACATTGGTGATATTGCCGATGTGTACCGCACAGAAACCGAAACGCCGCGTCAGCTTGCCCGTCATAACGGCCAGTCGGCCTTTACCCTGGCTATCGCCGGACGCAGCGATTTAAATATTGTAGATATCGGTACCAAAGTCGAAACGCATCTGGATATGTTGCGTGAGAAACTGCCGCTGGGGGTGGCGATAAATCCCATTTACGAACAGCATAAAGTGGTCGATGAAGCCATCAGCGACTTTCTGGTAAACCTGGCGGCTTCGGTCAGTATTGTGGTCGCGGTGCTGCTGCTGGTGATGGGCTGGCGGGTCGGCGTGGTGGTCGGCGGAACCTTGCTGCTAACCGTGCTGGGGACCG harbors:
- a CDS encoding efflux RND transporter periplasmic adaptor subunit, which encodes MKINYSQTFVLLLTSLLVLTGCSGQNEEVTAKPAPLVQLYEVGKDVQPTVRHFVARVDALSTVDMSFQVAGRINKLADRQGVVIPEGKLLAALDPKDYELALRQAQSSMRKAKSDFERAKQLKQDNYISESEFDSLQTSYDNAELAVENAQLNVEYTELHAPFDALITNRLVEKFSYVQPNQPVLRVQNINYLRVHVNIPEQLMRLAVEEAPHYQVFLENKQGEKILNKAGEPVELSYLEHKTEVNSATQTYQVTFKLPRLDGVELLPGMVLTARIEIDRSNASHSGWWVPMSAIDTSGSNEFAVWVYNTASDTVTYQPVELGIIRDENAQIISGVEAGQVIVAAGIRELQNDMKVRPFDSEQPVL